Proteins encoded by one window of Deinococcus yavapaiensis KR-236:
- a CDS encoding ATP-binding protein: MPDGPTSHGHPTDFIAALDVFTAFTDLAATETDVRVLTSKAYEVMTVHFLAHSSAYYEVHDGLWKALTWTPEMTPEQIHMIRSGLPLDVPSFAEALTTKQPVYIDGWNSRRDGIENTDVFGPVCIYPLTVDGDVRGLFTVGLRVGRQWQPRDRALMRALGRSLNMVLERTEQARQLHEERAALEAFAVYTEHVGHETDVPTLVHEAIRVLRNHLNHVSVVYYELHASLWKAEAWSEDLTPTVIEQVTRGIPVHAPDGINVPQSGTAVFLNDWNADAHSLPAATAYRAAASVPLFNSDGTPRLLAVAAKDTHVWSEREKAMIRAVGRALSLAVERAATSRQLKVQNLDLDARTRALEGFAALTRDLGVRADVYELIRRAQDVVLSLLPPGYALYYERDGKHWRNRVQAGDVRNAYLQAFIDAGPLIGETPSVDVPWTTHHALFQDQYARGSDTPVEMVGHVNAAASLPVFRDGEPVGVFIAVLFEQRAWSSADRVVLETVVRNLGIAIERAEQTRQVEQQRAEVEARNRVLSTFEEWTRDLAVGGDVSEVIRRAQRLLYELLPIQAAVYYERDGNKWRVRSLLGEYGSDGLRRAHEAGLPYESTGNLRVPFETGEVYYQDPYDPHIDGLAEHMTHVQATAILPLKTAGGVQSLLGLARFTSERWTTTERTVLETVGHSLALALDRVEKTTALERERAALAAANEELDAFAYSVSHDLRTPVRHILSFNNLLRKTLASSLDAKTERYFTLVDEAGQSMNRLIDAMLNMSRTSRLPLRLGPVDLGVLMRQIERASEAECLGRNVRWDIAPLPLVTGDQDLLRQVLENLVSNALKYTRTRDVTVIRVWAAEREAHTAVFVEDNGVGFDSKYASKLFGVFQRLHRADEFEGTGVGLANVRRIVRRHGGEVFARSRPGEGATFGFTLPNVTGGGAMSGSSVP, from the coding sequence ATGCCCGACGGCCCAACCTCCCACGGGCATCCCACCGATTTCATCGCCGCCTTGGACGTCTTCACTGCCTTTACCGACCTCGCCGCTACCGAGACCGATGTGCGCGTGTTGACCAGCAAGGCGTACGAGGTGATGACCGTCCACTTCCTCGCGCACAGCAGCGCCTACTACGAAGTGCACGACGGCCTCTGGAAAGCCCTCACGTGGACTCCCGAGATGACCCCCGAGCAAATTCACATGATCCGCTCCGGCCTTCCGCTCGACGTGCCCTCCTTCGCAGAAGCGCTCACCACCAAGCAGCCGGTGTACATCGACGGGTGGAATTCACGGCGCGACGGCATCGAGAACACCGACGTGTTCGGCCCTGTCTGCATCTACCCCCTCACCGTCGACGGTGACGTCCGCGGCCTGTTCACCGTCGGACTGCGCGTCGGACGTCAGTGGCAACCGCGCGACCGCGCCCTCATGCGCGCCCTCGGCCGCAGTCTCAACATGGTCCTGGAACGCACCGAGCAAGCCCGACAGCTTCACGAGGAACGGGCGGCCCTCGAAGCGTTCGCGGTGTACACCGAGCACGTCGGTCATGAAACGGACGTTCCGACCCTCGTTCATGAAGCCATCCGGGTGCTTCGCAATCACCTGAATCACGTGAGCGTCGTGTACTACGAACTGCACGCCAGCCTGTGGAAAGCCGAGGCGTGGTCGGAGGACCTCACGCCCACCGTGATCGAACAGGTCACGCGAGGAATCCCAGTGCACGCACCAGACGGAATCAACGTGCCTCAAAGCGGCACGGCGGTGTTCCTCAACGACTGGAACGCCGACGCTCACTCCCTTCCTGCCGCAACCGCGTACCGCGCGGCCGCCTCCGTGCCCCTGTTCAACTCGGACGGCACGCCTCGCCTGCTCGCCGTCGCAGCGAAGGACACGCACGTTTGGAGCGAGCGGGAGAAAGCGATGATCCGAGCGGTCGGCCGAGCGTTGAGCCTCGCGGTGGAGCGCGCGGCAACCTCGAGGCAACTCAAGGTGCAGAACCTGGACCTCGACGCGCGCACCCGGGCGCTCGAAGGATTCGCCGCGTTGACGCGCGACCTGGGCGTGCGAGCGGACGTCTACGAATTGATTCGACGAGCGCAGGACGTGGTGCTGTCGTTGCTGCCCCCAGGGTACGCGCTGTACTACGAGCGGGACGGGAAGCATTGGCGCAACCGCGTGCAGGCCGGCGACGTTCGGAACGCGTACCTACAAGCGTTCATTGACGCGGGTCCCCTCATCGGCGAGACGCCCAGCGTGGACGTCCCATGGACGACGCACCACGCGTTGTTCCAGGATCAATATGCGCGGGGCAGTGACACGCCCGTGGAGATGGTGGGGCACGTGAATGCCGCGGCGTCCCTGCCGGTCTTCCGTGACGGTGAGCCCGTCGGAGTGTTCATCGCGGTGCTGTTCGAGCAGCGCGCGTGGTCCAGCGCGGACCGGGTGGTGCTGGAAACGGTGGTGCGGAACTTGGGCATCGCGATCGAACGTGCGGAGCAAACTCGGCAGGTGGAACAGCAGCGAGCGGAAGTCGAGGCACGCAACCGAGTGCTCTCGACGTTCGAGGAGTGGACGCGTGACCTGGCCGTGGGCGGTGACGTGTCAGAGGTGATTCGCCGTGCGCAACGTTTGCTGTACGAGTTGCTGCCCATCCAGGCCGCCGTGTACTACGAGCGGGACGGCAACAAGTGGAGGGTGCGCAGCCTCCTCGGGGAGTACGGCAGTGATGGCCTTCGGCGAGCTCACGAAGCGGGCTTGCCGTACGAGTCAACCGGGAACCTCCGCGTTCCCTTCGAAACGGGCGAGGTGTACTACCAGGATCCGTACGACCCTCACATCGACGGGCTGGCAGAACACATGACGCACGTGCAGGCCACGGCGATCCTGCCGCTCAAGACGGCCGGTGGCGTTCAAAGTCTGCTTGGACTCGCTCGCTTCACGTCCGAGCGGTGGACGACGACGGAACGCACGGTGCTCGAAACGGTCGGGCACAGTTTGGCGTTGGCGCTCGATCGCGTGGAGAAAACGACGGCGCTGGAACGCGAACGAGCGGCGCTCGCCGCGGCGAACGAGGAACTCGATGCATTCGCGTACTCCGTATCGCATGACCTGCGCACCCCGGTTCGGCACATCCTCAGCTTCAACAATTTGCTGCGTAAAACGCTCGCGTCGTCACTGGACGCGAAGACCGAACGGTACTTCACGCTGGTGGATGAAGCGGGACAGTCGATGAACCGCCTGATCGACGCGATGCTGAACATGTCACGGACGTCGCGCCTGCCACTCCGACTCGGTCCGGTCGACCTGGGCGTCCTGATGCGCCAAATCGAGCGGGCGAGTGAAGCGGAGTGCCTCGGTCGAAACGTGCGGTGGGACATCGCGCCCCTCCCGCTGGTGACCGGAGATCAGGACTTACTGCGGCAGGTGTTGGAGAATCTGGTGTCGAACGCGTTGAAGTACACGCGCACGCGGGACGTGACGGTAATTCGCGTGTGGGCGGCGGAACGTGAGGCGCACACCGCGGTGTTCGTGGAGGACAACGGGGTGGGGTTCGACTCGAAGTACGCCAGCAAACTGTTCGGAGTGTTCCAGCGGTTGCACCGCGCGGATGAGTTCGAGGGCACCGGGGTGGGATTGGCGAACGTCCGACGGATCGTGCGTCGACATGGCGGCGAAGTGTTCGCGAGGAGTCGGCCAGGCGAGGGGGCGACGTTCGGCTTTACCTTGCCGAACGTCACGGGCGGTGGAGCCATGAGTGGTTCAAGCGTCCCCTGA
- a CDS encoding ankyrin repeat domain-containing protein — protein sequence MRLLQAAERGDEAVVRALLKNGASPNARRADGRTALTSAALGNHVRVARVLIDAGANPDWQDDQRNNALLVSGETGSVAMLREVLRAKPDLTRTNRFGGTALIPAAHRGHVAYVREILKTKINVNHVNNLGWTALLEAVILGDGGARHTEIVRLLLAAGANPALTDREGVTPLRHAQHRGYTNIARLLSSSNGR from the coding sequence GTGCGACTGTTGCAAGCCGCGGAGCGTGGGGACGAGGCCGTCGTGCGGGCACTGCTCAAGAACGGTGCGTCTCCGAATGCGCGCCGCGCGGACGGCCGTACCGCGTTGACGAGCGCGGCCCTCGGAAATCACGTGCGTGTCGCGCGCGTGTTGATCGACGCGGGCGCGAATCCCGACTGGCAAGACGATCAGCGGAATAACGCCTTGCTGGTGTCGGGGGAAACGGGCAGTGTGGCCATGCTGCGAGAAGTGCTTCGCGCCAAGCCGGACTTGACGCGAACCAACCGCTTCGGTGGCACCGCCCTCATTCCGGCGGCGCATCGCGGACACGTCGCGTACGTGCGTGAAATCCTCAAGACGAAGATCAACGTGAATCACGTCAACAACTTGGGGTGGACGGCGCTGCTCGAGGCGGTGATCCTCGGGGACGGCGGCGCTCGGCACACGGAAATCGTGCGTTTGCTGCTCGCGGCGGGAGCGAACCCGGCGTTGACTGACCGCGAAGGGGTCACGCCCCTACGGCACGCGCAGCATCGGGGGTACACGAACATCGCGCGACTCCTGTCCAGCAGCAACGGGCGTTGA
- a CDS encoding IS5 family transposase (programmed frameshift): protein MTHSPSDLTDAEWVILAPLLPLPEHPGRPRTWSLRLILDGIFYSLRTGCAWRYLPGPFPPWQTVFHYFRIWRISGLWGALNAQLRERVREASGRLAQPSACILDSQTVKTTEQGGVRGYDGGKKIKGRKRHMLVDTQGLLLKVKILAANVTDRLGGELLLPLARPLFDRLSHLFVDGGYKGKWVEWVKQTLHWTVEVVQRPDANIRAYWLPEGQELTPEQIKTFQGFRDFKVIPRRWVVERTFAWTSRNRRLAKDYERLPETGEALMYAAMVRLMLTRLASEKSAS, encoded by the exons ATGACGCACTCCCCGAGCGACCTCACGGACGCCGAATGGGTCATCCTCGCACCCCTGTTGCCCCTCCCCGAGCACCCCGGACGACCCCGCACGTGGTCCTTGCGCCTCATCCTTGACGGCATCTTCTATTCCTTGCGCACCGGTTGCGCCTGGCGGTATTTACCTG GACCCTTCCCGCCCTGGCAAACCGTCTTCCATTACTTCCGTATCTGGCGCATTTCAGGCTTGTGGGGAGCATTGAACGCGCAACTTCGCGAGCGCGTTCGGGAAGCGTCAGGTCGGCTTGCGCAGCCTTCAGCGTGCATTCTTGACAGCCAAACCGTGAAAACCACCGAGCAGGGCGGCGTGCGCGGCTACGACGGTGGAAAGAAGATCAAGGGCCGCAAGCGCCACATGCTGGTCGACACGCAAGGGCTCCTCTTGAAGGTCAAGATCTTGGCGGCCAACGTGACGGACCGACTGGGTGGTGAGCTCTTACTTCCGCTTGCCAGGCCCCTGTTCGATCGCCTGTCCCACCTGTTCGTCGATGGTGGGTACAAAGGGAAGTGGGTCGAGTGGGTCAAACAGACGTTGCACTGGACCGTGGAAGTCGTGCAGCGCCCGGATGCCAACATTCGCGCATATTGGTTGCCAGAGGGGCAGGAATTGACGCCCGAGCAGATCAAGACCTTCCAGGGCTTTCGGGACTTCAAGGTCATTCCAAGACGCTGGGTGGTCGAGCGTACTTTCGCCTGGACTTCGAGAAATCGCCGATTGGCGAAGGATTACGAACGCTTGCCGGAAACAGGCGAGGCGCTGATGTACGCCGCGATGGTCCGCTTGATGCTCACTCGACTTGCAAGCGAGAAAAGTGCGTCTTGA
- a CDS encoding YojF family protein: MKPIDREAVQAYLSRHAHQDLYLHLETSTGAYAALTDKNVPTVAAIVRNTALQYERGTLTGTGPYRVGLKLQLGWVYAEGLTDWHVDEEGRLLLAGHDADGALLVALQLGRTPFRSEAHE; the protein is encoded by the coding sequence GTGAAACCCATCGACCGCGAAGCCGTGCAAGCCTACCTCAGCCGTCACGCCCACCAAGATTTGTACCTGCACCTGGAAACCAGTACCGGTGCCTACGCTGCACTGACCGATAAGAACGTGCCGACGGTCGCCGCGATCGTCCGCAACACAGCCCTTCAGTACGAACGCGGTACCCTCACCGGAACCGGACCGTACCGCGTCGGCCTCAAATTACAGCTCGGTTGGGTCTACGCCGAAGGCCTCACCGACTGGCACGTCGACGAGGAAGGTCGCTTGTTGCTCGCCGGGCACGACGCTGACGGCGCGTTGCTGGTCGCGCTGCAACTCGGCCGCACGCCCTTCCGAAGCGAGGCGCACGAATGA
- the bshB2 gene encoding bacillithiol biosynthesis deacetylase BshB2, which translates to MTRGPILVVFPHPDDETLALGDLLALHARDGLSVTLLCATRGEAGRNMGRPISANRETLPGIREQELLEACRILGIHDVRLLGFRDRMLEFENPDDLARPVLEAMRELRPARVYTYYPEHGYHPDHDAMSRAVVLAVERLPVEERPVLLGTVFSDAALEALGEPDEVVPTASVGEVFRAAVRAHRTQTAARVARTQARMAEDEEFRAQVEENWRNMTAKLWVYPVASKGLRGKVADPAEARKAT; encoded by the coding sequence ATGACGCGCGGCCCGATTTTGGTGGTGTTTCCACATCCGGACGATGAAACGCTGGCGCTGGGCGACCTGCTCGCGTTGCATGCGCGTGATGGCCTCTCGGTGACGTTGCTGTGCGCGACACGCGGGGAAGCCGGGCGGAACATGGGCCGCCCGATCAGTGCGAATCGAGAAACCCTTCCGGGCATTCGTGAGCAGGAACTGCTCGAAGCGTGCCGCATCCTCGGCATTCACGACGTGCGGTTGTTGGGCTTCCGAGATCGAATGCTGGAATTCGAGAACCCGGACGATCTTGCCCGCCCGGTGCTTGAAGCGATGCGGGAGCTTCGACCAGCACGGGTGTACACCTACTACCCGGAGCACGGGTACCACCCGGATCACGACGCGATGTCACGCGCGGTCGTCCTGGCTGTCGAGCGCCTTCCCGTGGAGGAGCGGCCGGTCTTGCTTGGGACGGTGTTCAGCGACGCGGCGTTAGAGGCGTTGGGAGAGCCGGACGAAGTGGTGCCGACCGCGTCGGTCGGTGAAGTCTTCCGCGCGGCCGTGCGAGCGCACCGAACGCAAACGGCGGCACGCGTGGCGCGAACACAGGCGCGCATGGCAGAGGATGAAGAATTTCGGGCGCAAGTTGAGGAGAACTGGCGGAACATGACCGCGAAGTTGTGGGTGTATCCGGTGGCGTCGAAGGGACTTCGTGGCAAGGTCGCAGACCCGGCAGAGGCGCGGAAGGCGACGTGA
- a CDS encoding carboxypeptidase-like regulatory domain-containing protein, whose product MPMKKMTKTALLSFLTLSVALAAAGKPGTVQGQVVDSHGKPLEGVTVWIKPVVTTGVAEVLTDEKGRYEVSGLPPVGYQAYAWLGVRYQGQKFCYRLALPKTSEYNPFVPKDGVVRNFQWKLSGRLPDWSDDESELGYFGGSLSPLQGGFQDRWATNNDQIELQLTPIGPLIDGSAGQALTKTIPGRKVAVDIPIGTYKVKATFIDKNGQREALVVADDQNGSYGTDATIKFKGASGSCTGGYGGSAGRAYIYWRFK is encoded by the coding sequence ATGCCTATGAAGAAGATGACCAAGACGGCGCTGCTCTCGTTTCTCACCCTCTCGGTGGCCCTCGCCGCGGCCGGCAAGCCCGGCACGGTTCAAGGGCAAGTCGTGGATTCGCACGGCAAGCCCCTCGAAGGCGTCACCGTCTGGATCAAGCCGGTCGTCACCACGGGCGTCGCCGAAGTGCTCACCGACGAGAAGGGTCGGTATGAAGTCAGCGGGCTGCCGCCCGTGGGCTACCAAGCCTATGCTTGGCTGGGCGTTCGGTATCAAGGCCAGAAGTTCTGCTACCGCCTCGCGCTGCCCAAAACCTCGGAGTACAACCCCTTCGTGCCCAAGGACGGCGTCGTACGCAACTTTCAGTGGAAGCTGTCCGGGCGCCTCCCCGATTGGAGCGACGACGAGAGCGAGCTGGGGTACTTCGGCGGCTCCCTGTCCCCGCTGCAGGGCGGCTTCCAGGATCGCTGGGCGACCAACAACGACCAGATCGAGTTGCAGTTGACGCCGATCGGTCCGCTCATCGACGGAAGCGCGGGGCAAGCGTTGACGAAGACCATTCCGGGCCGCAAGGTGGCCGTGGACATCCCCATCGGAACTTACAAGGTCAAAGCGACGTTCATCGACAAGAACGGCCAGCGAGAGGCGCTGGTCGTGGCGGACGACCAAAACGGCAGCTACGGCACGGACGCGACGATCAAGTTCAAGGGCGCGAGCGGCAGCTGCACCGGTGGTTACGGTGGCTCGGCCGGAAGGGCGTACATCTACTGGCGTTTCAAATAA
- a CDS encoding IS5 family transposase (programmed frameshift), whose protein sequence is MPKPLVSDELWALIHPLLPPEPPKPNGGRPRVPDRDVLEGILVVLKTGTPWEHLPLELGYGSGMTCWRRRRDWHEAGVFTRLHHVLLDRMAHAEQLDWSRASLDSTSVPAGKGGSQTGPNPTDRGRPGSKRHVIVDGRGTPLAVLISPANRHDSMLFEALLDAVPLVRNGRQGHPRKRPEKLYADKAYDIPRCRRACFKRGIKVRIARRGVESSERLGQHCWVVERTLSWLSRFRRLRVRYEVRADIFLAFTQLACCLITFKQHARFC, encoded by the exons ATGCCCAAGCCTCTTGTCAGTGACGAACTCTGGGCGTTGATTCACCCCCTGCTGCCACCCGAACCACCCAAACCCAACGGGGGACGGCCCCGCGTCCCTGACCGGGACGTCCTCGAAGGCATCCTCGTTGTACTCAAGACCGGCACGCCCTGGGAGCATCTCCCGCTCGAACTTGGGTACGGCAGCGGCATGACCTGCTGGCGCAGACGGCGTGACTGGCACGAAGCGGGCGTCTTCACCCGTCTGCACCACGTGTTGCTCGACCGCATGGCACACGCGGAACAACTCGACTGGAGCCGAGCGAGTTTGGACAGCACCAGCGTCCCGGCAG GCAAGGGGGGCTCGCAGACCGGTCCGAACCCAACCGACCGCGGACGGCCCGGCAGCAAACGTCATGTCATCGTCGATGGTCGTGGAACGCCGTTGGCAGTCTTGATTTCACCCGCCAATCGACATGACAGCATGCTGTTCGAAGCCCTGCTGGACGCCGTGCCGCTGGTGCGCAATGGGCGTCAGGGCCATCCGAGGAAGCGGCCCGAGAAGTTGTATGCGGACAAGGCATACGACATCCCAAGGTGCCGGAGGGCGTGCTTCAAGCGGGGCATCAAGGTGCGGATCGCCAGACGTGGGGTGGAGTCGAGCGAGCGGCTGGGACAACATTGCTGGGTGGTGGAGCGGACGTTGTCGTGGCTCAGCCGGTTTCGCCGGTTGCGCGTGCGGTACGAGGTGCGGGCGGACATCTTCTTGGCGTTCACGCAGTTGGCGTGTTGCCTGATCACCTTCAAGCAGCACGCCAGGTTTTGTTAG
- a CDS encoding serine hydrolase domain-containing protein — translation MTPSALLTPDRSDLDRQLDRLRVQHGVPGLAWGVTNLDGPQLLGASGRRHVDRDDPLGVHDRLHLGSCTKPITATLLATLVPDVLTWETRVTDVFEGVHDAYRDVTLTHLLTHTSGLPPFTQDEEFQLAPTRETPREARDAFAAWVLTLEPVAPLGSYAYSNAGFGVAAALAERVTRQAWETLMLDRVFRPLDLRSAGFGWPVEVGPNEPWGHRWKGDRWAPHDPRDGYRLHAGIAPAGDVHLSLADGLTFARDHLRGQCGHPGLLPAEAYTVMHEPLNADRNAGLGWGVQRYGPNSVKRASSHNGSAETFFAVILLLPDDDHAFFLATNAADTAGHEAVNQALGILVPAFTGAHVG, via the coding sequence ATGACTCCCTCCGCTCTCCTCACACCGGATCGCTCGGACCTCGACCGACAACTTGACCGCCTTCGCGTTCAACATGGCGTTCCCGGCCTCGCCTGGGGCGTGACCAACCTCGACGGTCCGCAGTTGCTCGGCGCGAGCGGACGACGTCACGTCGACCGTGACGATCCTCTCGGCGTGCACGACCGCTTGCATCTCGGCTCATGCACGAAACCCATCACCGCAACCCTGCTCGCCACCCTCGTTCCCGACGTCCTCACTTGGGAGACCCGCGTCACCGACGTGTTCGAAGGCGTTCACGACGCGTACCGTGACGTGACCCTCACGCACCTGCTGACCCACACCTCCGGACTGCCCCCCTTCACGCAAGACGAGGAGTTCCAGCTCGCTCCGACACGCGAAACGCCTCGCGAGGCACGCGACGCGTTCGCCGCGTGGGTCCTCACGCTCGAGCCCGTCGCGCCGCTCGGTTCGTACGCGTACTCCAACGCCGGGTTCGGCGTCGCCGCGGCCCTCGCAGAACGCGTCACGCGGCAAGCGTGGGAGACGCTCATGCTCGACCGAGTCTTTCGTCCGCTCGATCTTCGCAGCGCCGGCTTCGGTTGGCCCGTCGAAGTTGGCCCCAACGAACCGTGGGGGCACCGGTGGAAAGGCGACCGCTGGGCGCCGCACGATCCAAGGGATGGGTATCGACTTCACGCGGGCATCGCGCCCGCGGGTGACGTGCACCTCAGCCTCGCCGACGGTCTCACCTTCGCGCGCGACCACCTGCGAGGGCAATGCGGCCACCCTGGCTTGCTGCCTGCCGAGGCGTACACGGTCATGCATGAACCTCTCAATGCCGACCGGAATGCTGGCCTCGGTTGGGGTGTGCAGCGCTACGGACCGAACAGCGTGAAACGCGCCAGTTCGCACAACGGCAGCGCCGAGACGTTCTTCGCGGTGATCTTGCTGCTGCCCGACGACGACCACGCCTTCTTCCTCGCCACGAACGCCGCTGACACGGCCGGGCACGAGGCTGTGAATCAAGCGCTCGGGATCCTCGTTCCCGCGTTCACAGGCGCGCATGTCGGGTGA
- a CDS encoding LLM class flavin-dependent oxidoreductase, producing MALSIPLSLLDLTRVKKDEPAAEGIARSVRLARTADRLGYHRLWFAEHHNAPTIASSATALMIQHVTAQTKNLRVGAGGIMLPNHSPLVIAEQFGMLETLYPGRIDLGLGRAPGTDGATMRALRRDGREADRFPQDVLELHGYLSGNSRISGVNAYPGAGTHVPLYILGSSLFGAQLAAQFGLPYAFASHFAPTALNDAARLYRETFDAKGPLAGPEAKPHFIAAVNVIAADDASAAQDQRRQAEDGWLQAFLGRGQALSSEDLRAVRRHPQAQQILGMLDRTVVGTQSDVVGGLEALVREVQADELILVNLAVAEEHQHRTLELLAPAAAS from the coding sequence ATGGCCCTCTCTATTCCCCTGTCGCTGCTCGACCTCACCCGAGTCAAGAAGGATGAACCGGCCGCTGAAGGCATCGCCCGCAGTGTACGGCTGGCCCGTACCGCCGACCGGCTCGGGTATCACCGCCTGTGGTTCGCCGAGCACCACAACGCGCCCACCATCGCGTCGTCGGCCACCGCCTTGATGATTCAACACGTGACCGCCCAGACCAAGAATCTACGGGTGGGAGCGGGTGGGATCATGCTGCCGAATCACTCGCCGCTGGTGATCGCGGAGCAATTCGGCATGTTGGAAACGCTCTATCCAGGCCGCATTGACCTCGGCTTGGGCCGCGCCCCCGGAACGGACGGCGCGACCATGCGTGCCCTGCGGCGTGACGGACGCGAAGCAGACCGGTTTCCTCAAGACGTCCTTGAGCTGCACGGCTACCTCAGCGGGAACTCGCGTATCTCCGGCGTGAATGCGTACCCCGGTGCGGGAACCCACGTGCCGCTGTACATCCTCGGGTCGTCGCTGTTCGGCGCACAACTGGCCGCCCAGTTCGGCCTGCCGTACGCGTTCGCCTCTCACTTTGCGCCCACAGCACTCAATGATGCCGCTCGGTTGTACCGGGAGACCTTCGACGCCAAGGGCCCGCTCGCAGGCCCGGAGGCGAAACCGCACTTCATCGCCGCTGTGAACGTGATCGCGGCGGACGACGCCAGTGCCGCCCAAGATCAGCGGAGGCAGGCCGAAGATGGCTGGCTCCAGGCGTTTCTAGGCCGTGGACAAGCACTGAGTTCAGAGGACCTGAGGGCGGTGCGGAGGCATCCGCAGGCGCAGCAGATTCTGGGGATGCTTGATCGCACCGTTGTCGGCACGCAGTCAGACGTGGTGGGTGGCCTCGAAGCATTGGTCAGGGAAGTGCAGGCCGATGAGCTCATCTTGGTCAACCTGGCCGTGGCTGAAGAGCACCAGCACCGCACGTTGGAACTGCTGGCCCCCGCAGCCGCTTCCTGA
- a CDS encoding YccF domain-containing protein, with protein MTTPENTNLVPTAEASLDPMGMPAPLRPAVQDAAAELRARIMAEEKAKIEEELLRAQVRAQLQTEMGTPMAPAPVVPVAPAMTPQVVHYGEAPGMPGAAAVQQPTIVVNVTNANTNTNTNTIGMAVKAGRTHPPTWVRILYFVFFGCWVGPLWVCGALIMLCTVIGIPVGVLMLRYTVESFFL; from the coding sequence ATGACGACACCGGAAAATACAAATCTCGTGCCAACTGCTGAAGCAAGTCTCGATCCTATGGGGATGCCAGCGCCGTTGCGTCCCGCCGTTCAAGATGCAGCAGCGGAGCTTCGAGCGCGGATCATGGCAGAAGAGAAAGCGAAAATCGAAGAGGAATTACTGCGCGCTCAAGTGCGGGCGCAGTTGCAAACAGAAATGGGAACACCAATGGCCCCTGCGCCGGTTGTCCCTGTGGCTCCAGCCATGACTCCTCAAGTCGTTCACTATGGTGAAGCGCCAGGCATGCCGGGAGCTGCGGCAGTCCAACAACCGACCATCGTCGTCAACGTCACGAACGCCAATACCAATACGAACACCAATACGATTGGGATGGCCGTCAAAGCGGGACGCACCCATCCGCCAACCTGGGTTCGGATCTTGTACTTCGTGTTCTTCGGCTGCTGGGTCGGCCCACTGTGGGTTTGCGGGGCCTTGATCATGCTTTGCACGGTCATTGGCATCCCGGTTGGCGTGCTAATGCTTCGATACACGGTCGAGTCCTTCTTCCTCTAA